One Dunckerocampus dactyliophorus isolate RoL2022-P2 chromosome 15, RoL_Ddac_1.1, whole genome shotgun sequence genomic window, CTCATTGTCACATGACCGTATGCCAGTAAGAAGATGTCGTCCCACAGACAGCGCCCCCTGCTGCTTGTTGGCGTGTTGGAGCTTCCGTCGCACACGTCGCACCACACGCTGCAGCTGAGAGACGGCACGGGGGTTGTTGCCTGCGTCATCACAGAAACCACCCAGGAAGAAGGGGAGGGTCGAAGGGCAGTTTTCAATACTGCATGGATAGGTCAGTACATGGGGGACGGGGGGGGGTCAGAGTTTTGTAACCTGACAACAACCTATATCCACAACTGTGTGTGCGTCCAGGTTGTCTAGTGTGTGTCCAGCAGTTTACCATGGTAACAGAACGATTCCTTCAATCAGATTTTCCCTCCTACCAACACCTGGATCAGGACAAGttcatcacacacaaacactgcaggtacacacgcacgcacgcacgcacacacacacacacacacacacacacacacacagagtcccTATTTGAATGATTCctgactgtatgtgtgtgcaacAGGGTTTACCTCCAGTTCTCTCAGGATTGTCTCCACATTCTGAGTCCATCTGTAGCCATGGAAACCCACCAGTGTCTGAAAGGGGTGGAGTCAGTAgatgaggaggagaaggagaaggaagttgaaattgtGGTGGATAGCAAGAGAAGAAGGGATGATGAGGGCCCAGAAGCCTCCCAGTCTTCTTCCTCCAGTACCACGACAACCACCTACCCCTGCATCTCGGTGGTCCTCAGGCTGGAGCAGAAGACTGGCGTCACTTGGATGAACACGGGGTCGGGGCGAGAGGAACAGGAGGCTGGGCTGATCGCTTGCTTCTCTGCCAAAACCACTGTGGTTGGTCCAGTGGTGGTCTGggggcaggacccaaagaacaGGCCAATGAAAGACTTTGAGGCAGACAAGGAGAAACAGGTGAGCTTGTGGACGTTTCTCCCCCTCGTGGCCGTGTCAGCAATGACGTGTGTAAGAACCTTGTAGAGAATACCaaaacactgtctgtgagctCCCACAATGCACTTGTGTATCTCGGTGCGCAGGTGACTGTGGTGTGTTCAGGTGCGTCAGCTCGCTGGTTTCCCATCCTCCAGCCAGAATGTTTCTACAGACTGGTGGTGCCCAACACACACGTATGTAATTACAACACTCGTATCACAACACATTGCTCTGTGATGCCCCGTTGCTAACTGTCACATGTCCATCAGGATCGCGGCGTGTTGATTGGCTGTGCTGTGACTGGGCAGAGCCACGACTTCATTATGAAGGTCCAATCTGATTGGAGGTTTCACACACTGACACGTCCACTCCTTGCGCACACCAACGAACAAGTAAATAATGGTGTCCCACCTTGGAATAATTTCACTTTGTGAGACTGATGTGTCCTCTTGTGTCCTCAAGAGTGTCTCGGCCACTGTGTCATCCGTGTCTGAAGTACTGGACGACAGGTGGACTCGCCAACGTGAATCACATGATGTTGATCAATACTACAACAatcccctgtgtgtgtgtgtgtgtgtgtgtgtgtgtgtgtgtttagttgcGCAGATGTGGTGTGTTTTCAGGGTTTTGTCTCTGAGCGGATCAATCTGGATGACAGGACGAGGGACACTGGACACACTGACATAGGTCTCTTTCaccctcacacaaacacacacacacacgcacgcacattcAACAAAGCACTTCACATGCTGTGTTCAGGTGTGCGTCTCACAGTGTGTGACCAAAATGGGAGGAGCATTCATGTCTACCTGAAGTTGAAGCACAACACCTACCCACCTGGCCTGTTGCCAGGCAACACACTGATGCTCTCTGCTTTCCACAGGAGACTGTCCAGGttacacacacaaccacaattACACCACCCCGTGCATGTAGTCGTATTacgatctgtgtgtgtgtgtgttgcaggacaggaagtgtttactGCACTAATCTACCAGTCAGCTGTGTGACGGTCATGCATGTGCAAGACAAAAGGTAACGAGAAGGACCTGTCAACGTCCACGTCCTCTACACACGTCACCTTGGATTTTGTTGTCAACCAGTTCTGAGGGACGCCAAACTGTTCCCATCATGCACCTGGGCCTGTGGACTCGACACAGCTGCACCGTGGCCCGGATCAAAGGTCACGTGGTGTGTTTCCTGTTCCTGCAGCTGCAGTGGAAGTGTTCGCAGTGTGGGAGTGTGTACagacaggtacacacacacacacactcacacacacatgcatgcacactttCAATTTAAAATAGGatagctctctctctctcagtcaGCTTGCAGTCAGTGTCGCTCGTCCTCAGCCAGCGTCTTTGACAGCACAGCCAAGTAAGTTTGTGTCACATGATCAACACTCACCTGAAAGCGATGATGATGGCAATGATGACTGGTCAGGTTGGTGATTGACGACGGCACAGGCGAGGCTCACGTGCGCTTCTCTGGGGTGCATGTTCGTCAGCTACTCGGATTGGCTGATTCTCAGTGGGAGGGGCTTCAAAGAGCACTCAGGCTCAGAGGTGACATCACAGTGTACCCCCGTGGGCGGAGTCCGGTCAGTGACGCCAGTCGTCTTGAGATCCATTCAAGGTGATGAATACCTCGTCAATAATATCAATTGGTTCTTTCTTGCAGGCGTGTTACTCAGACGATCAGTtgcttcacttcctgttgttgtgCGTGCGCAGTGTTGACTTGTTGTCTCTGACCTGCAGCAGGCAACACGAGGCCAAAGCAGAAGGTGACGgtggcgcgcacacacacacacacacacacacacacacagatagcaGTTTAAATTGATCATAATTAGCTCttgttggttttgtttcagAGGTGAAAAGGTTAAGTCGTAGCAAGAGAGACTTCTTGACCAGGATGGCCCCGCCCCCAAAGCTCACATGTCTGCACATGCACAGCTCACAGACGACAGTTAAATGTTAAAAGTTGTATCGCCATTTTCCCCCCACCTGAGTCTGTTGAACTGCGATGTGGGCGCAGCCTGCCGGTTGATGCCAAGCAAATATTGATTTATTCAGACTGAAATACAAAACTACAACTAATTGTCTCCATGTATTTGTTATTACAAATACCAATTGCCCTcgtatttgtcattttaaaaagctttGAAAATGTTAACTACTTTCAAAGTGCTCTACCTGGTCACTGGTGATGTCACTAATTCTCTGCACTGTGATTGGTTGAGCTCGGCTGCTGCTGTCGCTTGTTCTGCTTTGTCCCGCCTAAGCTCAGTGCAGAAGTTGAAGACAAGGAAGATGAAGGCATCGCTGCTGCTCCTCTTGCTCTGTGGCGTCTCGGCAGACAGTAAGTGTCCTTCATGAGCCACTTGAAAACAGTCTTTGAAGAGCTGGTTGTGTTTTGGTTCTGCTCAGATCTCCATGAGGACTTGCACACGTGGGGCTGTTCTGACACAGATGGCGAAGACGTTTACGCTCTGGACGACGAGGTCGGTTGGTTTGCTGACTTCGCCAACAACAGAGGGGTGGAACCTCAGCCCGGCTTCATTGAACACATGACTTACATAGATGCTTTTGAAGTAGCTCAACGCGGTCTGGACGTCTGCAGACAAAACCTGAACACCACCCGGTTGGCGACAAAGGATCTGCCACTAATATCTGGTACTGTGATGGAACTGAGCCAGTTGATGATGAAGACTGCTTTGACCTTTAACCTTGTGCACATGTGTGTTCAGAGGCTCCCTCGCATCCGCTTGTCTACCCAAGAGACGAGGTGCTGCTCGGAGAGAAGAACATTCTCATCTGTCATGTGACTGATTTCTATCCGGCGCCTGTCATAGTGCGCTGGTCCAAGAACGGTGAGCGTGTGAGCCGAGGGGACCTCGCCAGCCCCCCGTTACCCAACAAAGACGGTTCATTTCAACAGACATCTCGACTGGAGTTCACTCCCCAACAGGGAGACATTTACACCTGCATCGTGGAGCACAGGCCCACGAAGGAGCTGAAGGACTCTATGTGGAGTGAGTCACGTGACCATGCTCAGAGCTACTAAAGTGAAAATCCGTGTTAATGGCTATTTCCTGTTTGCAGCGGTGGAGGTCAAGCAGCCAGGTGTCGgacctgctgttttttgtgggcTTGGACTGACTGTTGGACTTCTTGGCGTGGCCATCGGAACCTTCTTCCTCATCAAAGGGAACCAATGCAGCTGATTGGCTGTacctgatgatgtcatcacacaCTGTTGATCTTTCTGCTCAAATAAATctttccaaaccaaaaacacactatTTGTTCAATTTAACTATTTGTTCCAAATCAATAAAACAAAGATCATTGTTTTCATCTTTCAATGACAATAAATCAATCAAACTCAAATGTAACGCTCATCTCTTGAATCCATTGTAGAAGAGCAAACGCTTATTTAAAATGTGCAAGCTTAGTCATCATAAGCAAGTTCTGCCTCCGCGATGCTTATTCCATTCTATCGTGTGACATTTTAGGCGTCACAGGCAAGGACACGATACAACAATGTGAGGGTGAAAGAATCATCCTAGGGCCTAGAGGAGACATTAAGACAATCACGAAGACAGGAAGTTTAACACGGATGCTATGCTGACTTACGGTGTGCCTGGGCCCGCCTCACACCTAAAGCACGGCACGTTTGGCTCACGTGAGCATGCTGCTCCAAGGCACGGCACAGTTCTCTTCCTTGGGTTCGAACGGAAGAGGTGGCCTAAGGCTCGGCACAATTTCATGCGCGTGCACTTGTGCACCGTAGCCGAGTCATACAATGACACAAGCGATTGCTCCTTGCAGGTTACTGTAACCAACACGATtcataacagaaataaaatacaaagtctcaaaatgataacaaaaaaaagtcaaaaccctATCACGGTCTCGGTCACCCGTGAccacatttgtgtgtgtaataAAGACGATATTTAATTCCTGCTGTCGCCCCTCTTGTGAAAATTAATGACGGCCGCCACCTTTCACTAGAGACAAGAAAAACTCAAAacaagactgaaaataattacACAAAGCCGTAGAAATTGCAGTCAAACAAATCGGTAAAACTTAACGGGTCGAAACACGAATGATCATAGTCAACACAGGTGTGAAATCAAGTCCAATCTCAGGACGGTGCCAATGGTCTAGTGTGAGTACACTCTGAAGTTAACTgtggtgtcctggctggtccaccaagaGTAGAACAGATCAAGGCAGTACATATTGcagtttttggtttattttagcATTAAAACACATGACACGTGAAAACAACATATTCTTCCTGGATCCAAATGGTACACTGTTAACCCGAAAGTTCATTCTATGTAAACAGTTTGAGTAAAtaccacttttaaaaatgagTTTTATCACATTACTTAAACAGTATGAGTATATGAAGAGTGTAAGAGACAGTCATTGggtgtactcattttttgtaagtttAACAAACTTAAACTATCAAGTTTTAGTCTCAGGTCACAGTGCTGCCCTGTTGTGATTGGCTCAAAACTCAAGACAAGTCTGGGCTTGTCAGTTGGAGGTTACAGAGAAAGTTGCGCCATTTTCACAGAGCAATTTAAGGTCATTGCACTTTGCATGTTCCTAGGACAATACATTTCTGCCTGCATTCTTCTGTTTTTAGCAAGTTTGGACGCTTATAAAGGACATTTGCCTGCCATAAAGAGGATACCATTTTCTGCCTGAATGAGGTGAGCTGTTTTCTCTATTCAAGTTTTAGAAACTGCTGGAACATTTCTAGTTTGAAACATGTACGTTTGAATGTGTGTAAACTTGAGGTTGACTTAGGTAAATTTTGAGCATTGGACAATTGCAGCATTGTGTTTTTAGAGTAGCCCTCTCTACTTTGCCCTCCTATTTTTGTTTAAAGCCATGTTAAAATGTCTTGGAAAGCATGAGCCTGACATCAGCCAGATGGTCCAAAGCTGGCCAGCACTTTTCACTGAAAGCCAGGTTTGTGAAATTGTCCTTtaaatttcttttgtttttttgtgttattaatgttatAAGTAACTCTGCCTGAATATCAAAATTgagcatatttcatatttttcaggTGTACTTGGCGTTTAACAGGGTTGCTGGTAGAAATCTTAAAGAAGAGTTCTTTGGTGTTCTTGATGGTTTGTGTCCAAGCTTGATGGAAATCTTCAAGAGGAAGACAGGTCGGACAG contains:
- the LOC129194968 gene encoding H-2 class II histocompatibility antigen, A-U alpha chain-like, whose translation is MKASLLLLLLCGVSADNLHEDLHTWGCSDTDGEDVYALDDEVGWFADFANNRGVEPQPGFIEHMTYIDAFEVAQRGLDVCRQNLNTTRLATKDLPLISEAPSHPLVYPRDEVLLGEKNILICHVTDFYPAPVIVRWSKNGERVSRGDLASPPLPNKDGSFQQTSRLEFTPQQGDIYTCIVEHRPTKELKDSMWTVEVKQPGVGPAVFCGLGLTVGLLGVAIGTFFLIKGNQCS
- the ctc1 gene encoding LOW QUALITY PROTEIN: CST complex subunit CTC1 (The sequence of the model RefSeq protein was modified relative to this genomic sequence to represent the inferred CDS: deleted 1 base in 1 codon), whose amino-acid sequence is MDMDPLQLFRDQFNPHSEAEVKWLEAVFYFIRDHVCPVLSGPTSSCRTADQCASQLSVSVLKRIQKNMSSTHTLPVSYRLVCVSELLSHQRLACVSNLSWSTNQQQMLAREVELSLPGQQALPRANLLLIGCLTHNEDGELRLTDASGSIRCEVLSPSPLWLDRLVFLPHWHYIPQSAPKQAQAEAQGYVELIGSPVLLCPGLVHGLVTVPGTEVGPKIAVSVTEAATLIHNRTRGQRFSVYGQVAFVCPLLVVAGTSFFCFTLTDNTHTIPVLVKDSSRLWWTHCVSVGVCVSVTALRACVLQAWKGNILCVTKHSEIHKIHNQPHTYTRAEDTPQAIHPPLMTHLEEGQPETCLVQSAVRIKQSRVISYQGTVTEVVSEGAGLYIMDRMMGVCLAYQPTLRRKLRVGDTVQLHHVHFLYRPCPDFPPSMLCTCLRSTLTVTNFSRVLGSAPDRSCPGDGVLPRLLVERSTAVSQYLWTCHLSAQLRRSLFPSAATQCVCVLSWKLMAIVLGQEQRQRRDIYAEMLDEPHSCVLMQYATDLAQHQYVSLSDLCKSLQEDSWASLSLSSLLPPTGGGLTRVELNTALAWSSRTLSSDCRNKPGKTLRQRPLLLVGVLELPSHTSHHTLQLRDGTGVVACVITETTQEEGEGRRAVFNTAWIGCLVCVQQFTMVTERFLQSDFPSYQHLDQDKFITHKHCRVYLQFSQDCLHILSPSVAMETHQCLKGVESVDEEEKEKEVEIVVDSKRRRDDEGPEASQSSSSSTTTTTYPCISVVLRLEQKTGVTWMNTGSGREEQEAGLIACFSAKTTVVGPVVVWGQDPKNRPMKDFEADKEKQVTVVCSGASARWFPILQPECFYRLVVPNTHDRGVLIGCAVTGQSHDFIMKVQSDWRFHTLTRPLLAHTNEQSVSATVSSVSEVLDDSCADVVCFQGFVSERINLDDRTRDTGHTDIGVRLTVCDQNGRSIHVYLKLKHNTYPPGLLPGNTLMLSAFHRRLSRTGSVYCTNLPVSCVTVMHVQDKSSEGRQTVPIMHLGLWTRHSCTVARIKGHVVCFLFLQLQWKCSQCGSVYRQSACSQCRSSSASVFDSTAKLVIDDGTGEAHVRFSGVHVRQLLGLADSQWEGLQRALRLRGDITVYPRGRSPACYSDDQLLHFLLLCVRSVDLLSLTCSRQHEAKAEEVKRLSRSKRDFLTRMAPPPKLTCLHMHSSQTTVKC